The following are encoded in a window of Candidatus Dependentiae bacterium genomic DNA:
- a CDS encoding HPF/RaiA family ribosome-associated protein, with amino-acid sequence MNKRITFRNIEKSSEIEAYANQQLAKIEEFLHSERPPIYIDLIFEPSRVREHHRIELRVRTPRFDEITHYEYKGTGFYDVLDRVIDTMYLKLREENKREKRDARKTRGRKDEFKKQR; translated from the coding sequence ATGAACAAGCGCATTACGTTTCGAAATATAGAGAAATCTTCAGAAATAGAAGCATATGCTAATCAGCAATTGGCAAAAATAGAAGAGTTCTTACATAGTGAACGTCCACCAATTTATATTGATTTGATTTTTGAGCCATCAAGAGTAAGAGAGCATCATCGTATTGAACTACGAGTGAGGACTCCACGTTTTGATGAGATAACTCACTATGAGTATAAAGGTACTGGTTTTTATGATGTGCTTGACCGTGTAATTGATACAATGTACTTGAAGTTGAGAGAAGAAAACAAGCGCGAAAAACGTGATGCACGTAAAACTCGTGGCCGTAAAGATGAGTTTAAAAAGCAGCGTTAG